The following are from one region of the Cystobacter fuscus DSM 2262 genome:
- a CDS encoding PEP/pyruvate-binding domain-containing protein produces the protein MTTTVCFFEDLTAERATQAGGKGRVLARLHQAGHPVPPGFIVLTSAFEGDALRPESWDEVVTALARLRAGQPDRAFAVRSSALGEDSERASFAGGFETVLDVRDDDAVRRAIETVRRSRHADRVAAYSQAQGLATGHEVAVVIQHLVEADTSGVLFTADPVTGNRSALVGNFVSGLGERLVAGEVTPSSFTLDRLKGTYSGPPELRAHARKFRRLALRLEEELGSPQDIEWAISRGRLMLLQARPITTLRGHDPATGEWNDSLTGDYLWTSTNLGEAVPDVMTPCTWSLLRLFLAETLPLLFMGNDPPMGNLGGRAYMNLSLAATLGWAFGVSRQRFAETAEEAFGRLPEGMETPLLPLSRWSLLRKLVPGAIRLRKRVRANQSRLAAFVASAPGRCEALLARIQAMSSAPELSALWDQELFPYHQECCQMLEAGSRRSGRATHGLRRMLRKWVGDADATALLSGLSSGASPLASLEPLVALARLSRGELDRETYARRYGHRGPHEFEISLPRPAEDPEWIDRQLAQARAAPVDVDTLLSRQKEARDAAWERFQRNHPRRAAKIRGLLDLAAEGAHAREAARSEVIRAFWVLRAFVLRAGTLTGQGDALFFLYHEEILALLRGDATALAFVPARRQTHARYSALPVYPTLIRGRFDPIQWAADPRRRGDVFDARGDSAPVQEGITGFPGAAGIVEGPVRLLASPEEGDTFQAGEVLVTTVTNVGWAPLFPRAAAIVTDVGAPLSHAAIVARELGIPAVVGCGNATMRLRTGDRVRVNGSQGRVEVVRRAEPGNIG, from the coding sequence ATGACGACCACTGTCTGCTTCTTCGAGGACCTCACCGCCGAACGGGCCACCCAGGCGGGTGGGAAGGGGCGCGTGCTCGCGCGACTTCATCAGGCGGGCCATCCCGTGCCCCCGGGCTTCATCGTCCTGACGAGCGCCTTCGAGGGAGACGCGCTCCGGCCCGAGTCCTGGGACGAGGTCGTCACCGCGCTCGCGCGGCTGCGGGCGGGCCAACCCGATCGCGCCTTCGCCGTCCGCTCGTCGGCCCTCGGGGAGGACTCGGAGCGGGCCTCCTTCGCCGGAGGCTTCGAGACGGTCCTGGACGTGCGAGACGATGACGCCGTGCGGCGTGCCATCGAGACCGTGCGCCGCTCCCGCCATGCGGACCGCGTCGCGGCGTACAGCCAGGCCCAGGGACTCGCCACCGGGCACGAGGTCGCGGTCGTCATCCAACACCTGGTGGAGGCGGACACCTCGGGCGTGCTCTTCACCGCCGACCCGGTGACGGGCAACCGCTCGGCGCTGGTGGGCAACTTCGTGAGCGGGCTCGGTGAGCGACTCGTCGCGGGCGAGGTGACGCCGTCGTCCTTCACCCTCGACCGGCTGAAGGGCACGTACTCCGGCCCCCCGGAGCTGCGCGCCCACGCCCGGAAGTTCCGGCGGCTCGCCCTGCGGCTCGAGGAGGAGTTGGGCTCACCACAGGACATCGAGTGGGCGATCTCCCGGGGCCGGCTCATGCTGCTGCAAGCCCGGCCCATCACCACCCTGCGCGGCCATGATCCCGCGACGGGCGAGTGGAATGACAGCCTCACGGGCGACTACCTGTGGACGAGCACGAACCTCGGCGAGGCGGTCCCGGACGTGATGACGCCCTGCACGTGGTCCCTCCTGCGCCTCTTCCTCGCCGAGACCCTGCCCCTGCTCTTCATGGGCAACGACCCGCCCATGGGCAATCTCGGCGGCCGCGCCTACATGAACCTGAGCCTCGCGGCGACCCTGGGCTGGGCGTTCGGCGTGAGCCGCCAGCGCTTCGCCGAGACGGCCGAGGAGGCCTTCGGACGGCTTCCCGAGGGCATGGAGACCCCCCTGCTGCCGCTCTCGCGCTGGAGCCTCCTGCGCAAGCTCGTCCCCGGCGCGATCCGCCTCCGCAAGCGCGTGCGTGCCAACCAATCCAGGCTGGCCGCGTTCGTCGCGTCCGCCCCCGGGCGCTGCGAGGCGCTCCTCGCCCGAATCCAGGCCATGTCCAGCGCCCCGGAGCTGAGCGCGCTGTGGGACCAGGAGCTGTTCCCCTACCATCAGGAGTGCTGCCAGATGCTGGAAGCGGGGAGCCGGCGGAGTGGAAGAGCCACCCACGGGCTGCGGCGCATGCTGCGCAAGTGGGTGGGAGACGCCGATGCCACCGCGCTGTTGTCGGGGCTGAGCAGCGGCGCGAGTCCCCTGGCGAGCCTCGAACCCCTCGTGGCACTCGCCCGACTGAGCCGGGGGGAGCTCGACCGCGAGACCTATGCCCGGCGATACGGTCACCGGGGCCCACACGAGTTCGAGATCTCCCTCCCCCGTCCCGCCGAGGATCCGGAATGGATCGACCGGCAGCTCGCCCAGGCGCGCGCGGCCCCCGTGGACGTGGACACGCTGCTCTCGCGTCAGAAGGAGGCGCGGGACGCCGCCTGGGAGCGATTCCAACGAAACCATCCGCGCCGGGCCGCGAAGATACGCGGACTGCTGGACCTGGCCGCCGAGGGGGCTCACGCGCGAGAGGCGGCGCGCTCGGAGGTGATTCGTGCCTTCTGGGTGCTGCGCGCGTTCGTCCTGCGGGCGGGGACGTTGACGGGCCAGGGGGACGCCCTCTTCTTCCTGTACCACGAGGAGATCCTCGCCCTGCTGCGCGGCGATGCCACGGCGCTCGCGTTCGTCCCAGCCCGCCGGCAAACGCATGCCCGGTACTCGGCACTGCCGGTCTACCCGACGTTGATTCGCGGCCGCTTCGATCCCATTCAATGGGCGGCCGATCCCCGGCGGCGCGGCGATGTGTTCGATGCGCGTGGGGACAGCGCGCCCGTCCAGGAGGGAATCACCGGCTTCCCCGGAGCGGCCGGCATCGTCGAGGGCCCGGTACGGCTGCTGGCCTCGCCCGAGGAGGGCGACACCTTCCAGGCCGGGGAAGTCCTCGTGACGACCGTGACCAACGTCGGCTGGGCGCCCCTGTTTCCGCGCGCCGCCGCGATCGTGACCGACGTGGGCGCACCGTTGTCCCACGCGGCGATCGTCGCCCGGGAGCTGGGCATTCCCGCGGTGGTGGGTTGTGGCAACGCGACGATGCGCCTGCGCACCGGCGACCGGGTGCGCGTCAATGGCAGTCAGGGCCGTGTGGAAGTGGTTCGACGGGCGGAGCCCGGGAACATAGGATGA
- a CDS encoding DUF5995 family protein: MATLAEIKAYRPRNIEDSLDAMRSALDYFHRENDQRAIFLRAYYLITSAVWQAVHQRGRYDKRIFFDPQWVDKLAGKFSLLYFQSLSTQERGGERAWKMAHRLAGTNETSVFQDMLLGINAHINYDLAYGIYLNLKEHEDGRDHLLLPRRKFDHDQVNNILINTIPQVETVLTRDYGGELQLMGELVGDLDEVLGELGIKYYRERVWWSAISFLSAQSPEELQLVHDRLDWESAQLAESLACEGTVLQRSLRSLLNLFSKATFGPITLEREDTAPEKKKPTQVFSPF; this comes from the coding sequence ATGGCGACTCTCGCGGAAATCAAGGCGTACCGGCCCAGGAACATCGAAGACTCCCTCGACGCCATGCGCTCGGCGCTCGACTACTTCCACCGCGAGAATGATCAGCGCGCCATCTTCCTGCGCGCCTACTACCTCATCACCTCCGCCGTCTGGCAGGCCGTCCACCAACGCGGCCGCTATGACAAACGCATCTTCTTCGATCCCCAGTGGGTCGATAAGCTGGCCGGGAAGTTCTCCCTGCTCTACTTCCAATCCCTGAGCACCCAGGAGCGCGGCGGCGAGCGGGCCTGGAAGATGGCGCACCGCCTGGCGGGCACGAACGAGACCTCGGTCTTCCAGGACATGCTGCTCGGCATCAACGCCCACATCAATTACGACCTCGCCTACGGCATCTATCTCAACCTCAAGGAGCACGAGGACGGGAGGGATCACCTGCTGCTGCCGCGGCGCAAGTTCGACCACGATCAGGTCAACAACATCCTCATCAACACCATCCCCCAGGTGGAAACCGTGCTCACGCGAGACTATGGCGGGGAGCTGCAACTGATGGGCGAGCTGGTGGGCGACCTGGACGAGGTGCTCGGGGAACTCGGCATCAAGTACTACCGCGAGCGAGTCTGGTGGTCGGCCATCTCCTTCCTGTCCGCCCAATCCCCGGAGGAACTCCAGCTCGTCCATGACCGGCTCGACTGGGAATCCGCCCAGCTCGCCGAGAGCCTCGCGTGCGAGGGAACAGTGCTCCAGCGCTCACTGCGGAGCCTCCTGAACCTCTTCAGCAAGGCCACCTTCGGGCCCATCACCCTCGAGCGCGAGGACACCGCGCCCGAGAAGAAGAAGCCCACGCAGGTCTTCTCGCCTTTCTAG
- a CDS encoding AMP-binding protein, whose product MTTSLLDTFLTRARQLPDGPVLDFERRRFTAGQLAADVTAFARALREQGLAPGDRVALFLENSPAFVIAYLGTWYAGGVVVLVNTQYRQVELGHILADSEARACVTGAAGAAELAPLKAQLPALEWLVTVEPTAQAVPWPTLDFDALLARGAASSAPLSLPSGEQLAVLGYTSGTTGRSKGAMMLHRNLLANVRAVTEAWRWTREDRLLLALPLFHTHGLMVGLHGTLYSGGTVDLRRRFDAAEVLASLSQDASLTMFFGVPTMYGRLLEESRRTGVRPRALRLLVSGSAPLSAQLFQEVAEAFGQRILERYGMTETIMNTTNPYEGERRPGTVGMPYPGQEARVVDVRTRQPLPPGETGEIEVRGPHVFAGYWRRPDATAESFDPEGWFRTGDLGERDADGYFRITGRARELIISGGFNVYPREVEEVLAQHPAVAEVAVLGLPDPDFGEQVVAVVVPATGQSAEPSALVEFCKERLASFKKPRRVVFVEALPRNALGKVQKHVLRERLLGAGR is encoded by the coding sequence ATGACGACTTCTCTCCTCGACACCTTCCTCACCCGGGCCCGTCAGCTCCCCGACGGACCCGTCCTGGACTTCGAGCGGCGCCGTTTCACCGCCGGACAGCTCGCCGCCGACGTGACGGCCTTCGCCCGCGCCCTGAGGGAGCAGGGGCTCGCCCCCGGAGACCGGGTGGCGCTCTTCCTGGAGAACAGCCCCGCCTTCGTCATCGCCTACCTGGGCACCTGGTACGCCGGGGGCGTCGTCGTCCTCGTGAACACCCAGTACCGCCAGGTGGAACTGGGCCACATCCTCGCCGACTCGGAGGCCCGGGCCTGTGTCACAGGGGCGGCGGGCGCCGCCGAGCTCGCTCCCTTGAAGGCCCAACTTCCCGCGCTCGAGTGGCTCGTCACCGTCGAGCCGACCGCACAGGCCGTGCCCTGGCCCACGCTCGACTTCGACGCGCTGCTCGCCCGGGGGGCCGCGTCCTCCGCCCCGCTGTCACTGCCCTCGGGCGAGCAGCTCGCCGTGCTCGGCTACACCTCGGGCACCACCGGCCGCTCCAAGGGCGCGATGATGCTGCACCGCAACCTGCTCGCCAACGTGCGCGCCGTCACCGAGGCCTGGCGCTGGACGCGGGAGGATCGGCTGCTGCTCGCCCTGCCGCTCTTCCACACCCACGGCCTCATGGTGGGACTGCATGGCACGCTCTACTCCGGTGGCACGGTGGACCTGCGGCGCCGCTTCGACGCGGCCGAGGTGCTCGCGTCGTTGAGCCAGGACGCCTCCCTGACGATGTTCTTCGGCGTGCCCACCATGTACGGCCGGCTGCTCGAGGAGTCGCGCCGCACCGGCGTGCGCCCCCGGGCCCTGCGCCTGCTCGTCTCGGGCTCGGCGCCGCTGAGCGCCCAGCTCTTCCAGGAGGTGGCGGAGGCGTTCGGCCAGCGCATCCTCGAGCGCTACGGCATGACGGAGACCATCATGAACACCACCAACCCCTACGAGGGCGAGCGGCGTCCGGGCACGGTGGGCATGCCGTACCCGGGCCAGGAGGCGCGCGTGGTGGACGTGCGCACCCGCCAGCCGCTGCCGCCGGGGGAGACGGGGGAGATTGAAGTTCGCGGCCCCCACGTCTTCGCGGGCTACTGGCGGCGTCCGGACGCCACCGCCGAGTCCTTCGACCCCGAGGGGTGGTTCCGCACGGGGGACCTGGGCGAGCGCGACGCGGACGGCTACTTCCGCATCACCGGCCGGGCGCGCGAGCTCATCATCAGCGGCGGCTTCAACGTCTATCCCCGCGAGGTGGAGGAGGTGCTCGCCCAGCACCCCGCCGTGGCGGAGGTGGCGGTGCTGGGCCTGCCGGATCCGGACTTCGGCGAGCAGGTGGTGGCCGTCGTCGTCCCGGCCACCGGCCAGAGCGCCGAGCCCTCGGCGCTGGTGGAGTTCTGCAAGGAGCGGCTCGCCAGCTTCAAGAAGCCCCGCCGGGTCGTCTTCGTGGAGGCCCTGCCGCGCAACGCGCTCGGCAAGGTGCAGAAGCACGTGCTGCGCGAGCGGCTCCTCGGCGCGGGCCGCTAG
- a CDS encoding pyridoxal-phosphate dependent enzyme — translation MRFAPLRHDVLSLIGNTPMVKVTQLDTGPCELFLKLESQNPGGSIKDRIGLSMISAAEEAGQLGPHQKHLVEATAGNTGLGLALVSAQKGYRLTLVIPDKMSQEKVLHLKALGAEIIMTRSDVDKGHPEYYQDMAERIARELGGLYVNQFANPANPLAHETTTGPEIAAQLEHRLDAMVCGVGSGGTLAGLSRYFAKAIPECEMVLADPQGSVLADYVKTGNMGKAGSWVVEGIGEDFLPPNADLSRVKKAYTIPDSESLDTARQLLKKAGILAGSSSGTLIAAALRYCREQTSPKRVCTFVCDSGNKYLSKMFNDFWMADQGFLPRAAHGDLRDVITRRYSDRAVVTLAPTDTLLIAYGRMKLYDVSQLPVLDGGKVVGMIDESDLLLAAINDETRLRLPVRDFMSTRLQTVDVRTPVPELLSSLDKGYVPIVMMGDEFIGLITRIDLLNHLRRKLR, via the coding sequence ATGCGCTTCGCCCCTCTCCGCCACGACGTCCTCAGCCTCATCGGCAACACCCCCATGGTGAAGGTGACCCAGCTGGACACGGGTCCGTGCGAGCTCTTCCTCAAGCTCGAGAGCCAGAACCCGGGCGGCTCCATCAAGGACCGCATCGGCCTGTCCATGATCTCCGCCGCCGAGGAGGCGGGCCAGCTCGGTCCCCACCAGAAGCACCTCGTGGAGGCCACCGCCGGCAACACCGGCCTGGGCCTGGCGCTCGTCTCCGCGCAGAAGGGCTACCGCCTCACGCTCGTCATCCCGGACAAGATGAGCCAGGAGAAGGTGCTCCACCTCAAGGCGCTCGGGGCGGAGATCATCATGACGCGCTCGGACGTGGACAAGGGCCACCCCGAGTACTACCAGGACATGGCCGAGCGCATCGCGCGCGAGCTGGGCGGCCTCTACGTCAACCAGTTCGCCAACCCCGCCAACCCGCTCGCCCACGAGACCACCACCGGCCCGGAGATCGCCGCCCAGCTTGAGCACCGCCTGGATGCCATGGTGTGCGGCGTGGGCTCGGGCGGCACGCTCGCGGGCCTGTCGCGCTACTTCGCCAAGGCCATCCCCGAGTGCGAGATGGTGCTCGCGGACCCGCAGGGCTCGGTGCTCGCCGACTACGTGAAGACGGGGAACATGGGCAAGGCGGGCTCGTGGGTCGTCGAGGGCATTGGCGAGGACTTCCTGCCGCCCAACGCGGACCTGTCCCGGGTGAAGAAGGCCTACACCATCCCCGACTCGGAGAGCCTCGACACGGCGCGGCAGTTGCTCAAGAAGGCGGGCATCCTCGCGGGCTCGTCCTCGGGCACGCTCATCGCCGCCGCGCTGCGCTACTGCCGCGAGCAGACCAGCCCCAAGCGCGTGTGCACCTTCGTGTGCGACAGCGGCAACAAGTACCTGTCCAAGATGTTCAACGACTTCTGGATGGCCGATCAGGGCTTCCTGCCGCGCGCGGCCCACGGGGATTTGCGCGACGTCATCACCCGCCGCTACTCGGACCGGGCCGTCGTCACCCTGGCCCCCACCGACACGCTGCTCATCGCCTACGGGCGCATGAAGCTCTACGACGTGTCGCAGCTCCCGGTGCTCGACGGGGGCAAGGTGGTGGGGATGATCGACGAGTCGGACCTGCTGCTCGCGGCCATCAATGACGAGACGCGCCTGCGCCTGCCGGTGCGCGACTTCATGTCCACGCGCCTGCAGACCGTGGACGTGCGCACCCCGGTGCCCGAGCTGCTCAGCTCCCTGGACAAGGGCTATGTGCCCATCGTCATGATGGGGGACGAGTTCATCGGACTCATCACCCGCATCGATCTGCTCAACCACCTGCGCCGCAAGCTGCGCTGA
- a CDS encoding metallophosphoesterase family protein encodes MGTMAPDSLLVVGVGDIHGRFHRVEAWLDALEEARRRPVDLVLAVGDVEAFRLADDHRRKAAKRGMPAEFAAYADGVRAMKRPLYFIGGNNEDFEALHDEPEGFSLAPNVHYLGRAGLKELLGLRVGYLSGIHAPRFYEQPLKRPRSLDTAKQAGYFRAPEVERVMALRDMDVLLVHEWPRGLPQRAQERETPPPGRTLPSYWIGNPITRRLVETVHPRWVLCGHSHRAFAVSLGGGRTPTRVACLDQAARPEESVFWMEFQNREVVCAGWGASGEVAWRAGQPWGLGSLPTPTEPPPLGTMG; translated from the coding sequence ATGGGCACGATGGCTCCGGACTCACTCCTGGTGGTTGGTGTGGGAGACATCCATGGTCGCTTCCACCGGGTGGAGGCATGGCTCGACGCGCTCGAGGAGGCGCGCCGTCGTCCCGTGGACTTGGTGTTGGCCGTGGGGGACGTGGAGGCCTTCCGGCTCGCGGATGATCACCGGCGCAAGGCCGCCAAGCGCGGCATGCCCGCGGAGTTCGCCGCGTACGCGGATGGGGTGCGCGCGATGAAGCGGCCCCTGTACTTCATCGGCGGCAACAACGAGGACTTCGAGGCGCTGCACGACGAGCCCGAGGGCTTCTCGCTCGCGCCCAACGTGCACTACCTGGGGCGCGCCGGGCTCAAGGAGCTGCTCGGCCTGCGGGTGGGCTACCTGTCGGGCATCCACGCGCCGCGCTTCTACGAGCAGCCGTTGAAGCGGCCGCGCTCGCTCGACACGGCGAAGCAGGCGGGCTACTTCCGCGCGCCCGAGGTGGAGCGGGTGATGGCGCTGCGCGACATGGACGTGCTGCTCGTGCACGAGTGGCCCCGTGGCCTGCCCCAGCGGGCCCAGGAGCGGGAGACGCCGCCGCCGGGCCGCACGCTGCCCTCGTACTGGATTGGCAACCCCATCACCCGGCGGCTGGTGGAGACGGTGCATCCGCGCTGGGTGTTGTGTGGCCACTCGCACCGGGCCTTCGCGGTGTCCCTGGGCGGGGGTCGCACGCCCACGCGCGTGGCCTGTCTGGATCAGGCGGCCAGGCCCGAGGAGTCGGTGTTCTGGATGGAGTTCCAGAACCGCGAGGTGGTGTGCGCCGGGTGGGGCGCCTCGGGCGAGGTGGCCTGGCGGGCGGGGCAGCCCTGGGGGCTGGGCTCACTGCCCACGCCCACCGAGCCGCCCCCCCTGGGCACCATGGGGTAG
- the uvrA gene encoding excinuclease ABC subunit UvrA has translation MSEPDTLSIRGAKEHNLKNISLDIPKKKLVVFTGVSGSGKSSLAFDTLYAEGQRRYVESLSAYARQFLGQMEKPRYDTIRGLSPTISIEQKAASNNPRSTVGTVTEVHDYLRVLYASVGVQHCPNCGQRVGKQSAQQIVDTLMGSPAGTKAMVLAPVVSNRKGEHKDILTEALKRGFSRARIDGKVKSLEEKIELDKKSKHDIALIIDRVTIKPEGKQRLTDSVETALREGKGLLILTNETGDPASDRVMSELNACHACGLSFGELSPSSFSFNNPLGMCPDCNGLGTKAEMDPERIVPDGSRTIREGAVEPWANSMNRGEGWTADFVDSLASAFGIDLDTPYAKLPAKSKKILMYGVDGKSFNVKWGDGGNYTMEWEGLVNKLMRSFKTTTSEAARTYYQKFFSDKPCPTCDGARLKPESRAVKVHGRSLVDLSRLTIGDSLRFLKELKLTETERKIATELLKEIRSRLGFLEDVGLNYLTLDRTASTLSGGESQRIRLASQMGSELTGVIYILDEPSIGLHQRDNGKLLGTLKRLRDLGNSVVVVEHDEETMEEADYLVDFGPGAGELGGQVVAAGTPAEVMDNEKSLTGAYLSGRKEIEVPAQRRAPGKNKVTIQGARENNLKDVTVDIPLGLFVAVTGVSGAGKSTLINEILYPAAARALYESREVPGKHKAVLGLENLDKVIDIDQRPIGRTPRSNPATYTKLFDSIREVFALTPEARAFGYTAGRFSFNIKGGRCEACEGDGVKLVEMHFLADVYVPCEVCGGKRFNEATLRVRYKGKNIAEVLDMSVREAMQLFAAHRDIMRVLQTLEDVGLGYIRLGQSSPTLSGGEAQRIKLARELARVATGRTLYILDEPTTGLHFEDIRKLLQVLNRLVEAGNTVLVIEHNLDVIKSADWVIDMGPEGGAGGGQLLATGTPEQVAEVKESYTGRYLKYVLTKKRRHRVGQRPPEVASPAA, from the coding sequence ATGTCCGAGCCCGACACCCTCTCCATCCGTGGAGCCAAGGAGCACAACCTCAAGAACATCTCCCTGGACATCCCCAAGAAGAAGTTGGTGGTGTTCACCGGCGTCTCCGGCTCCGGGAAGAGTTCGCTCGCGTTCGACACCCTCTACGCCGAGGGGCAGCGGCGCTACGTGGAGAGCCTGTCGGCCTATGCCCGGCAGTTCCTCGGGCAGATGGAGAAGCCGCGGTACGACACCATCCGCGGCCTGTCGCCCACCATCTCCATCGAGCAGAAGGCGGCCAGCAACAACCCCCGCTCCACCGTGGGCACCGTCACCGAAGTGCATGACTATCTGCGCGTGCTCTACGCCTCGGTGGGCGTGCAGCACTGCCCCAACTGCGGCCAGCGCGTGGGCAAGCAGAGCGCCCAGCAGATCGTCGACACGCTCATGGGCTCGCCCGCGGGCACCAAGGCCATGGTGCTCGCTCCCGTGGTGAGCAACCGCAAGGGCGAGCACAAGGACATCCTCACCGAGGCGCTCAAGCGCGGTTTCTCGCGCGCGCGCATCGACGGCAAGGTGAAGAGCCTGGAGGAGAAGATCGAGCTGGACAAGAAGTCCAAGCACGACATCGCGCTCATCATCGACCGGGTCACCATCAAGCCCGAGGGCAAGCAGCGGCTGACGGACTCGGTGGAGACGGCGCTGCGCGAGGGCAAGGGCCTGCTCATCCTCACCAACGAGACGGGAGACCCGGCGAGCGACCGCGTCATGAGCGAGCTCAACGCGTGCCACGCCTGCGGCCTGTCCTTCGGCGAGCTGTCGCCCTCCTCGTTCTCCTTCAACAACCCGCTGGGCATGTGCCCGGACTGCAACGGCCTGGGCACCAAGGCGGAGATGGACCCCGAGCGCATCGTCCCGGACGGCTCGCGCACCATCCGCGAGGGCGCGGTGGAGCCGTGGGCCAACAGCATGAACCGAGGCGAGGGCTGGACGGCGGACTTCGTGGACAGTCTCGCCAGCGCCTTCGGCATCGACCTGGACACGCCCTACGCGAAGCTGCCCGCCAAGTCGAAGAAGATCCTGATGTACGGCGTGGACGGCAAGAGCTTCAACGTGAAGTGGGGCGACGGCGGCAACTACACGATGGAGTGGGAGGGGCTCGTCAACAAGCTGATGCGCAGCTTCAAGACGACCACCTCCGAGGCCGCGCGCACCTACTACCAGAAGTTCTTCAGCGACAAGCCCTGCCCCACGTGTGACGGCGCGCGCCTCAAGCCGGAGAGCCGGGCGGTGAAGGTGCATGGCCGCTCGCTCGTGGACCTCAGCCGGCTGACCATCGGGGACTCGCTGCGCTTTCTCAAGGAGCTGAAGCTCACGGAGACGGAGCGGAAGATCGCCACCGAGCTGCTCAAGGAGATCCGCAGCCGCCTGGGCTTCCTCGAGGACGTGGGCCTGAACTACCTGACGTTGGATCGCACCGCGTCCACGCTGTCCGGCGGCGAGAGCCAGCGCATCCGGCTCGCCTCGCAGATGGGCAGCGAGCTCACGGGCGTCATCTACATCCTCGACGAGCCGTCCATCGGCCTGCACCAGCGCGACAACGGCAAGCTGCTCGGCACGCTCAAGCGCCTGCGCGACCTGGGCAACTCCGTCGTCGTGGTGGAGCACGACGAGGAGACGATGGAGGAGGCGGACTACCTGGTGGACTTCGGCCCCGGCGCGGGAGAGCTGGGCGGCCAGGTGGTGGCCGCGGGCACGCCCGCCGAGGTGATGGACAACGAGAAGAGCCTCACCGGCGCGTACCTCTCCGGCCGCAAGGAGATCGAGGTGCCCGCCCAGCGCCGGGCCCCGGGCAAGAACAAGGTGACCATCCAGGGAGCCCGGGAGAACAACCTCAAGGACGTGACGGTGGACATCCCCCTGGGCCTGTTCGTGGCCGTCACGGGCGTGTCCGGCGCGGGCAAGTCCACGCTCATCAATGAAATCCTCTACCCCGCCGCGGCGCGCGCGCTCTACGAGAGCCGGGAGGTGCCGGGCAAGCACAAGGCGGTGCTCGGGCTGGAGAACCTGGACAAGGTCATCGACATCGACCAGCGGCCCATCGGACGCACGCCGCGCAGCAACCCGGCGACGTACACGAAGCTCTTCGACAGCATCCGCGAGGTGTTCGCCCTGACGCCCGAGGCACGCGCGTTCGGCTACACCGCGGGGCGCTTCTCCTTCAACATCAAGGGCGGGCGCTGCGAGGCGTGCGAGGGAGATGGCGTGAAGCTCGTGGAGATGCACTTCCTCGCGGACGTGTACGTGCCGTGCGAGGTGTGCGGCGGCAAGCGCTTCAACGAAGCCACGCTCCGGGTGCGCTACAAGGGCAAGAACATCGCCGAGGTGCTCGACATGAGCGTGCGCGAGGCGATGCAACTGTTCGCCGCGCACCGGGACATCATGCGCGTGCTCCAGACGCTGGAGGACGTGGGCCTGGGCTACATCCGGCTGGGGCAGAGCTCGCCCACGCTGTCGGGCGGCGAGGCCCAGCGCATCAAGCTGGCGCGGGAGCTGGCGCGCGTGGCCACCGGCCGCACGCTCTACATCCTCGACGAGCCCACCACGGGCCTGCACTTCGAGGACATCCGCAAGCTGTTGCAGGTGCTCAACCGGCTGGTGGAGGCGGGCAACACGGTGCTCGTCATCGAGCACAACCTGGACGTCATCAAGAGCGCGGACTGGGTGATCGACATGGGCCCCGAGGGTGGAGCGGGTGGAGGACAGCTGCTCGCCACGGGCACGCCGGAGCAGGTGGCCGAGGTGAAGGAGAGCTACACCGGGCGCTACCTCAAGTACGTGCTGACGAAGAAGCGACGCCACCGCGTGGGCCAGCGGCCCCCCGAGGTGGCGTCCCCCGCCGCCTAG